In Solea senegalensis isolate Sse05_10M linkage group LG18, IFAPA_SoseM_1, whole genome shotgun sequence, a single window of DNA contains:
- the LOC122759048 gene encoding voltage-dependent anion-selective channel protein 2-like, with protein sequence MAIPPAFADLGKSAKDVFNKGYGFGLVKLDVKTQTLSGVEFKTSGSSIIDNSKVTGSLETKYKWPEFGLTFTEKWTTENTLGTGVCVEDKITKGLKLSFDTTFSPNTGKKSGKIKTAYKKEYVNVGLDADLDLAGPTIHVAAVGGYEGWLAGYQMTFDSAKSKMAQNNLALGYKTGDFQLHTNIKNGSEFSGSIYQKVNEKLEHAVNVAWTAGSSSSSLFGLAAKYQLDSSASVSAKVDNAGLVGVGYSQILRPGIKLLLSSLVDVKNFNAGGHKLGLGLELEA encoded by the exons ATGGCTATTCCTCCAGCGTTTGCAGACCTTGGAAAATCAGCAAAGGACGTCTTCAATAAAGGATATG GTTTTGGACTGGTTAaacttgatgtgaaaacacagactttaaGTGGAGTG GAATTTAAAACCTCTGGCTCGTCCATCATTGACAACAGCAAGGTCACAGGATCCCTGGAAACCAAGTACAAGTGGCCTGAATTTGGGCTGACGTTCACAGAGAAATGGACCACCGAAAACACACTTGGAACAGGAGTTTGTGTCGAGGATAAG ATCACCAAAGGGCTGAAACTCAGTTTTGACAcaacattttcaccaaataCTGG CAAAAAGAGTGGCAAGATCAAGACGGCTTATAAAAAGGAATACGTCAATGTTGGTCTTGATGCAGATTTAGATTTAGCTGGTCCTACCATTCATGTTGCTGCAGTGGGCGGCTATGAGGGCTGGTTGGCTGGCTACCAGATGACCTTTGACTCAGCCAAATCTAAGATGGCCCAAAACAACTTGGCACTTGGCTACAAGACAGGGGACTTCCAGCTCCACACCAATAT aaaaaatgGTTCAGAGTTTAGTGGGTCCATTTACCAGAAGGTAAACGAGAAACTGGAGCATGCCGTGAATGTTGCCTGgacagcaggcagcagcagcagcagtctctTTGGACTTGCTGCCAAATACCAGCTAGACTCCAGTGCCTCCGTATCA GCTAAGGTGGATAATGCCGGCTTGGTAGGAGTAGGATACTCCCAGATTCTGAggcctg GTATCAAACTTCTCCTCTCTTCACTCGTGGATGTGAAGAATTTCAACGCGGGTGGTCACAAACTCGGTCTGGGCCTGGAGTTGGAGGCTTGA